The region cctcatcttcttcctcacCAGGACAAAACCGGCTTCCACTTCTGCGAGACCTGGGTAGTCACTGCTGCCCACTGCGGAGTCAAGTGAGCACTGGCAGCTTGGGATTCTGCTACCAGCTCCAGTCAGGGTGAGGCAGGGCGCAGGGCCCACTCCCCGTCCTCAACCCTCCATGTCTCATTGCCTAGGACATCCGACCTGGTGGTGGCTGGAGAGTTTGACCAGGGCTCCGATGAGGAGAACGTCCAGGTCATCAAGATCGCAAAGGTACACAGGCCTGCTGGACAGGGCAGGGGCCCAGCTCAGGGGCAGAGGAGCTGGCACAGGAAGGGAACGCGGTGGGGCTGAGATGGCCCCAGAATCCTTTTTCCTGGCTCCTGTGGGTCTGCGGTCCTGAAGGGCCACCAGAAAGAGCCTGTCTCCTGGAAACCCGCAGACCCTGAGCGCTCGCGGGCCTCACCTGTCTGGTCCTCGCCCACAGGTTTTCAAGAACCCCAAGTTCAGCATGCTGACTGTCCGCAATGACATCACCCTGCTGAAGCTGGCCACGCCTGCCCGCTTCTCCCAGACTGTGTCTGCTGTGTGCCTGCCTGACGCTGATGACGATTTCTCTGCTGGGACACAGAGTGTCACCACTGGCTGGGGCAAGACCAGTCACATTAATAGCAAGCCAGTCTGGTTGGGAAATGAGTGCTGTGGGCTGTGGTGCTGACCACCCATCCTGCCCACCAGACTGCAGCTCTGTGCTTGGGGGCCACCAGGGCAACCAGGCTGCACAGTGgtggccctgcccctcctctgaAATGCCAACTGCACAGTCCTCAGTAGCAAGATCACCGCTGCCATGCAAGATCATCCCCTGCACAGTCCAGGCTCCTGGCTCTCCCCACACCCTCTCCTCCCCCATC is a window of Ictidomys tridecemlineatus isolate mIctTri1 chromosome 15, mIctTri1.hap1, whole genome shotgun sequence DNA encoding:
- the LOC120887876 gene encoding chymotrypsinogen B-like, with protein sequence MSGALWGAGQAGGAGCSPGRSSDPHLLPHQDKTGFHFCETWVVTAAHCGVKTSDLVVAGEFDQGSDEENVQVIKIAKVFKNPKFSMLTVRNDITLLKLATPARFSQTVSAVCLPDADDDFSAGTQSVTTGWGKTSHINSKPVWLGNECCGLWC